A genomic window from Paenibacillus sp. FSL K6-0276 includes:
- the fliY gene encoding flagellar motor switch phosphatase FliY produces MTSKDYLSQEEIDALLRQSSEGSIAPLVKTVNDYLTPFEQDALGEIGNITFGSAATALSTLLGKKVDITTPQVSIITRGEFEEAFPKPHVAVHVEYVDGFQGINSLVIKIRDAQVIADLMLGGEGEPKDEELNEIHISAVQEAMNQMMGSSATSMSTIFNRFVNISPPGIDILNMSSGEGVGSLPNDETLIRISFRLKIGDLIDSTIMQLLPVQFAKDMVTMLLGDVSPAAQETAVTSTDAPAKPAHVETPPVAPSQPAGETPPPYPSQGMPAYPGMPEGGYYYPPAGMPAYGMPGMPPYGMPPQGMPYGQTPPLSPEANRNVNVQPVQFANLNGGAFGHIDENNLNLLMDIPLRVTVELGRTQKQIKDILEMSQGSIIELDKLAGEPVDILVNNKLIAKGEVVVIDENFGVRVTDIVSQWDRIQKLQ; encoded by the coding sequence TTGACGAGTAAAGATTATTTATCCCAAGAAGAAATAGACGCCCTTCTGAGACAATCTTCGGAAGGCTCAATAGCTCCTTTGGTGAAGACGGTAAATGACTATTTAACACCGTTCGAACAGGATGCTTTGGGTGAAATCGGGAACATAACATTCGGTAGTGCAGCGACAGCTCTTTCCACTTTATTGGGGAAAAAGGTTGATATTACAACTCCTCAAGTTTCCATCATTACACGTGGGGAGTTTGAAGAAGCTTTTCCTAAACCGCATGTAGCTGTGCATGTGGAGTATGTAGATGGGTTTCAAGGTATTAATTCACTTGTTATTAAGATTAGGGATGCACAGGTCATCGCTGATTTAATGCTCGGTGGTGAAGGCGAACCTAAGGATGAAGAATTGAATGAAATTCACATCAGTGCTGTGCAGGAAGCTATGAATCAAATGATGGGTTCTTCTGCAACATCAATGTCCACTATTTTCAATCGCTTTGTTAATATTTCACCTCCGGGTATCGACATTCTAAATATGTCCAGCGGTGAAGGAGTAGGCAGCCTACCGAATGACGAGACCTTAATACGTATTTCGTTCCGGCTTAAAATTGGAGATTTAATAGACTCTACTATTATGCAACTCTTGCCTGTTCAGTTTGCTAAGGATATGGTAACGATGCTTCTAGGTGATGTCAGCCCTGCAGCGCAAGAGACTGCAGTTACGTCAACTGATGCTCCTGCTAAGCCAGCTCATGTGGAGACGCCTCCTGTAGCACCTTCTCAGCCTGCAGGAGAAACACCTCCGCCATATCCGTCGCAGGGGATGCCTGCTTATCCAGGGATGCCGGAAGGCGGATATTATTATCCTCCAGCAGGAATGCCGGCGTATGGTATGCCTGGGATGCCACCTTACGGAATGCCCCCACAAGGCATGCCTTATGGACAGACACCACCGCTTAGTCCTGAAGCGAATCGCAATGTAAATGTACAGCCTGTACAATTTGCTAACCTTAACGGTGGAGCTTTTGGTCATATTGATGAAAATAATTTAAATTTATTGATGGACATACCGCTTAGAGTAACCGTAGAATTAGGGAGGACCCAGAAGCAGATTAAAGATATTTTGGAAATGTCTCAAGGCTCGATCATTGAGCTGGACAAGCTCGCCGGTGAGCCTGTAGATATTTTGGTTAACAACAAGCTTATTGCCAAAGGCGAAGTCGTAGTTATCGATGAAAACTTCGGCGTACGCGTTACGGATATCGTCAGCCAGTGGGACCGAATTCAGAAATTACAATAA
- the fliR gene encoding flagellar biosynthetic protein FliR, with translation METLLQSLPVFLLIFCRITAFFVVVPVFSSQGVPTTFKIGISFFVALVVFSANGTGITIPQDFSYILLIMREVLIGLLLGFIGYLMFMAIQTAGSFIDIQIGFGIANVIDPMTGTSAPILGNFKYMIALLMFLSMNGHHHLLDAIVYSYKWVPMNNDLFLGMIDGSLSEFLVRTFAQSFVLAFQMSAPLVTALFLTDVGLAFLARTAPQYNVFVIGVPLKIIIGIALLLVLMPGLAVLFQNLFDIMFESMENLLGLMGKSP, from the coding sequence ATGGAAACCCTACTTCAAAGTTTACCCGTCTTTTTGCTTATTTTTTGTCGAATTACCGCCTTTTTTGTTGTCGTTCCTGTATTTTCTTCTCAAGGGGTACCGACAACTTTTAAGATAGGCATTTCTTTTTTTGTAGCATTGGTAGTCTTTAGTGCTAATGGAACAGGGATTACGATTCCGCAGGATTTTAGTTATATTTTGCTGATTATGAGAGAGGTATTAATAGGTTTATTACTAGGTTTCATTGGATATTTGATGTTTATGGCGATTCAGACAGCAGGTTCGTTCATTGATATTCAGATTGGCTTCGGTATTGCCAACGTCATTGATCCTATGACTGGAACGTCAGCACCTATTCTCGGTAATTTCAAATATATGATAGCCCTGCTAATGTTTCTGAGTATGAATGGACATCACCATCTGCTAGATGCCATTGTGTACAGCTATAAATGGGTTCCTATGAATAATGATTTGTTTCTAGGCATGATTGATGGTAGTTTGTCAGAGTTTCTGGTCCGAACATTTGCGCAGTCGTTTGTACTAGCTTTTCAAATGTCGGCTCCATTAGTAACCGCGCTGTTTCTGACTGATGTTGGCCTTGCCTTTTTGGCGAGAACGGCTCCGCAATATAATGTATTCGTTATAGGGGTTCCGCTCAAAATCATTATAGGTATTGCACTTCTTCTTGTGCTGATGCCAGGTCTGGCTGTGCTGTTTCAGAATCTCTTCGATATCATGTTCGAATCCATGGAGAATTTACTGGGTCTCATGGGGAAGAGTCCGTAG
- a CDS encoding flagellar biosynthetic protein FliO — MPVNPEPLGSNNTLLNLLNVIIVLAVIIVLIVLLIRFLGRRNQTFMSGRSIRTLGAVGLGPNKSMQVIELGSSLYLIGIGENISILDKVTDPDEVALIIAAFEDQSSNQNNFLTPLIAKVKVKVKLRGEVPSEEIELSETSSFYETLQSKLRSAPERKEKMEELLRDDATKDESRNL, encoded by the coding sequence ATGCCCGTCAATCCAGAACCGCTCGGGAGCAATAACACCCTGCTGAATTTGCTTAACGTTATTATTGTCCTTGCGGTAATCATTGTACTTATTGTGCTGCTGATCCGTTTTCTTGGACGTCGTAACCAGACCTTTATGAGCGGGCGTTCCATACGAACACTTGGTGCAGTAGGGCTGGGACCTAACAAGTCGATGCAGGTTATTGAACTGGGAAGCAGTCTTTACTTAATCGGGATTGGTGAGAACATATCCATCTTGGATAAAGTCACTGATCCAGATGAGGTAGCTTTGATCATTGCAGCATTTGAGGATCAGTCCTCTAACCAGAATAATTTTCTCACACCGCTTATTGCCAAGGTTAAGGTTAAGGTTAAGCTGCGTGGGGAGGTTCCATCTGAGGAAATCGAGCTTAGTGAAACATCATCTTTTTACGAGACACTGCAATCCAAACTTCGTTCTGCACCAGAGCGTAAAGAGAAGATGGAAGAGTTACTCCGGGATGATGCTACTAAGGATGAGTCGAGGAATTTATGA
- the flhB gene encoding flagellar biosynthesis protein FlhB: MPKTKRYRLDLQLFAGEKTEKATPKKRQDARKKGQVAKSAELSGAVVLLAAIVSLMMFGGFMKERFMKLYTDVFQNRMMLNVTPENITELFNQYGLQILILLAPLLGITFFMALVSNLVQVGFMVTGEGITPKFSKINPIKGFKNIFSMRSFVEFLKSIFKLLIISYLVYSTLWGEKKNFASLSHISAEGIFKFAAKLTMNLGLKIGVALLVMAFLDFMYQKYEHEKSLKMSKQDIKDEYKKMEGDPLIKGKIRERQRRMAMQRMMQEVPNADVIITNPTHFAVALKYDGSEMEAPQIIAKGQDYVALRIRELAKEHGVVTMENKPLARALFQRAEIGDVVPNDLFQAVAEVLAYVYKLKGKRK, encoded by the coding sequence ATGCCTAAGACGAAGCGTTATAGACTGGATCTTCAACTCTTCGCCGGTGAAAAGACGGAAAAAGCAACCCCGAAGAAACGGCAGGATGCTCGCAAAAAGGGTCAAGTAGCCAAAAGTGCTGAGCTGTCCGGTGCAGTTGTGTTGCTAGCTGCGATAGTTAGTTTGATGATGTTTGGTGGTTTTATGAAAGAACGCTTCATGAAACTATACACGGACGTATTTCAGAATCGAATGATGCTGAACGTTACTCCTGAGAACATAACCGAACTATTTAATCAGTATGGACTGCAAATATTGATTTTGCTAGCTCCATTACTTGGAATTACATTCTTTATGGCACTTGTTTCCAATTTGGTACAGGTGGGCTTTATGGTCACGGGAGAAGGGATAACTCCTAAATTCAGTAAAATTAATCCGATAAAAGGATTCAAAAATATTTTCTCCATGCGTTCGTTTGTAGAATTCCTGAAATCAATTTTCAAACTTTTAATTATTTCTTATCTGGTATATAGCACATTATGGGGAGAAAAGAAGAACTTTGCATCCCTGTCGCATATCAGTGCGGAGGGGATTTTTAAGTTTGCAGCCAAGCTGACGATGAATCTTGGTTTGAAAATCGGGGTTGCCTTGCTAGTTATGGCTTTTCTAGACTTTATGTATCAGAAGTACGAGCACGAAAAAAGTCTGAAAATGTCTAAGCAGGATATCAAGGACGAATACAAAAAAATGGAGGGTGACCCTCTAATCAAAGGTAAGATCAGGGAACGTCAACGTAGAATGGCCATGCAGCGAATGATGCAGGAAGTTCCTAACGCGGATGTAATTATTACAAATCCAACGCACTTTGCTGTTGCACTAAAATATGACGGTTCCGAAATGGAAGCGCCTCAGATTATCGCAAAAGGGCAGGATTATGTAGCACTTCGTATTCGGGAGCTGGCTAAAGAACATGGCGTCGTGACTATGGAAAACAAACCGCTGGCACGGGCATTATTCCAAAGGGCAGAAATTGGAGATGTCGTTCCAAATGATCTGTTCCAGGCTGTGGCTGAAGTGCTTGCATATGTATATAAGCTTAAAGGTAAGAGGAAATAA
- the fliP gene encoding flagellar type III secretion system pore protein FliP (The bacterial flagellar biogenesis protein FliP forms a type III secretion system (T3SS)-type pore required for flagellar assembly.), whose amino-acid sequence MKKKLILAILLFGFISIVMMRPIHADPIPNVNIQVGNEDGSSGGTSSISILLLVTVLSIAPAFLVLMTSFTRIVIVLGFVRTSLGTQSMPPNQVLVGLALFLTLFVMSPTLKTVNETALQPYMKGTITQSEAFDKAADPMKEFMFKQTNSKDLLLFMNYTGYTGSAKPATYSDIPLTVMVPAFAIGELKKAFTMGFLIFIPFLIIDIVVASTLMAMGMMMLPPVMISLPFKIMLFVLVDGWYLVIKSLLLSFNT is encoded by the coding sequence ATGAAAAAGAAGCTAATTCTTGCTATTCTGCTGTTCGGGTTCATTAGTATAGTTATGATGCGGCCGATACATGCTGATCCTATACCTAATGTTAATATTCAGGTCGGTAATGAAGATGGTTCAAGCGGTGGTACCAGTTCCATATCAATTTTACTACTCGTTACGGTTCTGAGTATTGCTCCGGCGTTTCTAGTTCTCATGACCAGCTTTACTAGAATTGTAATCGTGCTCGGTTTTGTGAGAACCTCACTTGGTACTCAGTCCATGCCTCCAAATCAGGTGCTGGTAGGGCTTGCTCTATTTCTGACCCTGTTCGTTATGTCTCCAACTTTGAAGACAGTTAATGAAACGGCGTTGCAGCCGTATATGAAGGGGACGATTACTCAGTCTGAGGCTTTTGATAAAGCTGCAGATCCGATGAAAGAGTTTATGTTTAAACAGACGAATTCCAAAGATCTTCTGTTATTTATGAATTATACCGGTTATACCGGATCGGCTAAACCGGCTACATACAGTGATATTCCACTGACGGTGATGGTGCCTGCTTTCGCAATTGGTGAATTAAAAAAAGCTTTTACAATGGGCTTCTTAATTTTCATTCCATTTCTGATTATTGATATTGTTGTGGCGAGTACGCTAATGGCCATGGGGATGATGATGCTTCCCCCGGTCATGATTTCATTACCTTTTAAAATTATGCTCTTTGTACTGGTAGACGGCTGGTACTTAGTCATTAAATCACTACTTCTTAGTTTTAACACCTGA
- the fliQ gene encoding flagellar biosynthesis protein FliQ: MSTEFIIGLASQAVYLVLEVSAPMLILGLVVGLIISIFQATTQIQEQTLAFVPKIVAVLLALLLFGPWIITKLIDFTSQILGNLYMYIG; this comes from the coding sequence ATGAGTACGGAGTTTATAATCGGTCTAGCAAGCCAAGCCGTATATTTGGTGCTGGAAGTCAGCGCTCCCATGCTGATTCTTGGTCTGGTGGTAGGGCTAATAATCAGTATTTTTCAAGCTACGACACAGATTCAGGAACAGACGCTAGCGTTTGTTCCCAAAATCGTCGCAGTACTACTGGCTTTATTGTTATTTGGTCCGTGGATCATCACGAAGCTGATTGACTTTACTAGCCAAATTTTGGGAAATCTCTATATGTATATTGGTTAA
- a CDS encoding response regulator produces MANRILIVDDAAFMRMMIRDILSKNGFEVVGEAQDGSQAIEKFKELRPDLITMDITMPEMDGIAALKEIKKIDPAAKVIMCSAMGQQAMVIDAIQAGAKDFIVKPFQADRVIEAINKTLGV; encoded by the coding sequence ATGGCTAACCGAATTCTAATCGTGGACGATGCAGCATTTATGAGAATGATGATCCGTGACATTTTGTCGAAAAACGGATTTGAAGTAGTGGGCGAAGCTCAGGACGGTTCTCAAGCTATAGAGAAATTTAAAGAACTGCGTCCGGACCTTATCACGATGGATATAACTATGCCTGAAATGGACGGAATCGCCGCCCTGAAAGAAATCAAGAAAATAGATCCGGCTGCTAAGGTCATCATGTGTTCAGCCATGGGCCAGCAGGCTATGGTTATCGATGCTATTCAAGCGGGTGCGAAAGACTTTATCGTGAAGCCTTTCCAAGCAGACCGTGTTATCGAAGCTATTAACAAAACGTTGGGTGTGTAG
- the fliM gene encoding flagellar motor switch protein FliM gives MVDVLSQNEIDALLAALSSGEMDADELKKEETQKKIRSYDFKRAVRFSKDHIRSLTRIHDNFARYLTTYFSAQLRTFVQINVVQVEQLPYDEFIRSIPKMTILNIFEAEPLEGRMVMEVHPNIAFAMLDRLLGGFGTAPSKINALTEIETTIMERIFSGCFESLQEAWKTVLDIHPRMEALETNPQFMQIVSPNETIALISLSTKIGDTTGMINLCIPHVVLEPIMSRLSVHQWFVTEKKTRDTDELEAIKARVHKAKLPIVAELGESRLSISEFLGLSVGDVISLNRNVDSGLSIKVGEKLKFIGSPGMVKDRVAVQIDEIVSEGVEEIDE, from the coding sequence TTGGTTGATGTACTATCACAAAATGAAATAGATGCTCTACTTGCTGCACTTTCTTCCGGTGAGATGGATGCCGATGAACTTAAAAAGGAAGAAACTCAGAAGAAGATCCGATCTTATGACTTTAAACGGGCCGTTCGCTTTTCTAAAGATCATATCCGTAGTCTTACAAGGATACATGACAATTTCGCCCGCTATCTTACAACATACTTTTCAGCCCAATTACGCACCTTCGTGCAGATTAATGTCGTTCAAGTAGAGCAGCTCCCTTATGATGAATTTATACGTTCCATTCCGAAAATGACCATACTGAACATTTTCGAAGCTGAACCTTTAGAAGGTCGAATGGTAATGGAAGTTCATCCAAACATCGCTTTCGCTATGCTGGACAGATTGCTGGGAGGTTTTGGGACTGCACCTTCTAAGATTAATGCTTTAACTGAGATCGAAACAACGATCATGGAGCGTATCTTCAGTGGATGTTTTGAGAGTTTGCAGGAAGCTTGGAAGACAGTGCTGGATATTCATCCGCGCATGGAAGCGCTCGAAACGAATCCGCAGTTCATGCAAATTGTATCGCCCAATGAGACTATTGCATTAATCTCGTTAAGCACCAAAATTGGAGATACAACGGGTATGATCAATCTTTGCATACCGCACGTAGTCCTAGAACCTATAATGTCTAGGCTATCAGTTCACCAATGGTTTGTTACAGAGAAGAAGACGAGGGATACAGATGAACTTGAAGCCATTAAAGCTAGAGTTCATAAGGCGAAACTACCGATTGTAGCTGAACTTGGAGAATCGCGCCTATCCATATCTGAGTTTCTTGGGCTTAGCGTCGGTGACGTGATCTCTCTCAACAGGAATGTAGATTCCGGACTCTCGATTAAGGTAGGGGAGAAACTTAAGTTCATCGGAAGTCCCGGAATGGTGAAAGACCGGGTAGCCGTGCAAATAGACGAGATTGTCAGTGAAGGAGTTGAAGAAATTGACGAGTAA